In a single window of the Caproicibacterium sp. BJN0003 genome:
- a CDS encoding C39 family peptidase, whose translation MKHKQFGMMLVTALLGVGTALIPVYAAEQTSSSENALSSFSQEQVESQSVSESNSQVSSTPSTSSKSAITSDTSASVSSASSSVSGNPSSDVEGTPSSKESLQTVTPPVSDGWKTESGAVYYYKNGQKQKGWLQLDGKKYYLDAQTGVRKTKELFQTEKGFSYAQADGTILSGGKQKGDDGNLYLVSSDGILRDPGLLVTPDYDGYWAPYYIDPNTHAVKTGLFSVNGTYYYGREDKGYLVCGKYKAPDGNTYLANSDGTLRKSGLLITPDYDGYWAPYYIDPNTHAIKTGLFNINGTYYYGREDKGYLVCGKYKAPDGNTYLANSNGTLRNSGLLVTPDYDGYWAPYYIDPATHAIKTGLFNINGTYYYGREDKGYLACGKYKAPDGKTYLANSDGTLRNSGLLITPDYDGYWAPYYIDPATHAVKTGLFSVNGTYYYGREDKGYLACGKYKAPDGKTYLANSNGTLRNSGLVVTNQYDGYWAPYYIDPETHAVKTGLFSVNGTYYYGREDKGYFVCGKYKAPDGKTYLANSDGTLRNSGLVVTNQYDGYWAPYYIDPETHAVKTGLFNINGTYYYGREDKGYFVCGKYKAPDGHFYLANSDGKLLTQTGWLETSQYDGVTERYYLENPTGNYSTVKTGKFSVDGHDYYGREDNGSLVIGLYYAPDGTCYYGDHNGILGTVPDTAQINVPYFSQEGDFPTGCELVSAYMVLQYYGVPISEDEWVSRIPCTDLSSIDSWPELAGPSPDECFVGNPYLLDGFGCFPPVIVDAMNQVLPEGHRAMVTTGTPLQELAESYVSVGKPVLVWATINMIPSYPSLTWMITDPGIQSVDYYDYWDSVTGETFTWPANEHCLVLVGYDSDYYYFNDPYDGNGVKAYDRALVESRFLGLGCRSAVVL comes from the coding sequence TTGAAGCACAAACAATTTGGAATGATGTTGGTAACGGCGTTATTAGGCGTTGGGACTGCTTTGATTCCGGTATATGCTGCGGAACAGACCTCGTCATCTGAAAATGCACTTTCTTCTTTTTCACAGGAACAAGTAGAATCCCAATCTGTTTCGGAGAGTAATAGTCAAGTATCCTCAACACCTTCGACGTCATCGAAATCAGCAATAACATCTGATACCAGCGCTTCTGTTTCCTCGGCTTCTTCGAGCGTAAGTGGGAATCCATCTTCAGATGTAGAAGGGACTCCCTCATCAAAAGAATCGTTGCAGACAGTGACTCCGCCAGTTTCTGATGGCTGGAAAACAGAAAGTGGAGCTGTCTATTATTACAAGAATGGACAGAAGCAAAAAGGTTGGCTGCAGCTGGACGGAAAGAAGTATTACCTGGATGCCCAGACAGGAGTCAGAAAGACAAAAGAACTATTTCAGACAGAAAAAGGCTTCAGCTATGCGCAGGCAGATGGAACGATTCTGAGCGGCGGCAAGCAAAAGGGGGACGATGGGAATCTCTATTTAGTAAGCAGCGATGGGATTTTACGAGATCCTGGTTTGCTTGTAACTCCAGACTATGACGGTTACTGGGCACCTTACTATATCGACCCTAACACCCATGCAGTCAAGACCGGACTTTTCAGTGTGAATGGGACTTATTATTATGGTCGGGAAGACAAAGGGTATCTTGTCTGCGGAAAATACAAGGCACCGGACGGAAATACTTACTTAGCAAATAGTGATGGCACTTTGCGGAAATCCGGTTTGCTGATAACTCCGGACTATGATGGTTATTGGGCACCTTACTATATCGATCCTAACACCCATGCAATCAAAACCGGGCTTTTCAACATAAACGGGACTTATTATTACGGTCGGGAAGATAAAGGATATCTTGTCTGCGGAAAATACAAAGCTCCGGACGGAAATACCTACTTAGCCAACAGTAACGGTACTTTGCGAAATTCCGGTTTGCTTGTAACTCCGGACTATGACGGTTACTGGGCACCGTATTATATCGACCCTGCGACCCATGCAATTAAAACAGGGCTTTTCAACATAAACGGGACTTATTATTACGGTCGGGAAGATAAAGGATATCTTGCCTGCGGAAAATACAAGGCACCGGACGGAAAGACTTACTTAGCAAATAGTGACGGTACTTTGCGGAATTCTGGTTTGCTGATAACTCCGGACTATGATGGCTACTGGGCACCGTATTATATTGATCCTGCGACTCATGCAGTTAAAACAGGGCTTTTCAGCGTGAACGGGACTTATTATTACGGTCGGGAAGATAAAGGATATCTTGCCTGCGGAAAATATAAGGCACCAGACGGAAAGACTTACTTAGCAAACAGCAACGGTACTTTGCGGAATTCTGGTTTGGTTGTAACAAATCAGTATGACGGCTATTGGGCACCGTATTATATTGACCCTGAAACTCATGCAGTTAAAACTGGGCTTTTCAGTGTGAATGGGACTTATTATTATGGCCGGGAAGATAAAGGATATTTTGTCTGCGGAAAATACAAAGCACCGGACGGAAAGACCTACTTAGCAAATAGTGACGGCACTTTGCGGAATTCTGGTTTGGTTGTAACAAATCAGTATGATGGCTACTGGGCACCGTATTATATTGATCCTGAAACCCATGCAGTTAAGACAGGCCTTTTCAACATAAACGGGACTTATTATTACGGTCGGGAAGATAAAGGATATTTTGTCTGCGGAAAGTATAAAGCTCCGGATGGACATTTTTATCTTGCGAATAGTGACGGGAAACTGCTGACTCAAACTGGATGGCTTGAGACGAGTCAGTATGATGGGGTTACAGAACGCTATTATCTGGAAAATCCAACCGGAAATTATTCGACTGTTAAAACGGGAAAATTCAGTGTGGATGGCCATGATTATTACGGTCGGGAAGATAATGGATCTCTTGTGATTGGCCTCTATTATGCTCCGGATGGAACCTGTTATTACGGAGACCATAATGGAATTTTGGGAACAGTTCCCGATACAGCACAGATTAATGTTCCGTATTTTAGCCAAGAGGGAGACTTCCCAACTGGATGTGAATTAGTGAGCGCATATATGGTGCTGCAATATTATGGAGTTCCTATTTCTGAGGACGAATGGGTTTCTCGTATCCCATGTACGGATTTGAGTTCTATTGATTCGTGGCCTGAACTTGCTGGCCCTAGTCCAGATGAATGTTTTGTTGGAAATCCATATCTTTTAGATGGATTTGGGTGCTTTCCACCTGTCATTGTAGATGCAATGAATCAGGTTTTACCGGAAGGGCATAGAGCAATGGTCACAACTGGAACTCCTTTGCAGGAGTTGGCAGAATCGTATGTATCGGTTGGAAAACCCGTCCTTGTTTGGGCAACAATTAATATGATTCCTAGTTATCCTTCCCTGACATGGATGATTACAGATCCCGGAATTCAATCTGTAGATTATTATGATTATTGGGATTCTGTTACCGGCGAAACCTTTACATGGCCTGCTAATGAGCATTGTTTGGTTTTAGTCGGGTATGACTCAGACTATTATTATTTCAATGATCCCTATGATGGGAATGGAGTAAAAGCTTATGACCGTGCCCTTGTGGAAAGCCGTTTTCTGGGTCTTGGGTGTCGAAGCGCAGTCGTTTTATAA